The Asterias amurensis chromosome 21, ASM3211899v1 genome has a segment encoding these proteins:
- the LOC139952975 gene encoding uncharacterized protein isoform X1, protein MKLEDFQKRSSAAIVNGDCLMTDLEWHLCKMFKVIEIVGKRGRTVPVLLGTDVMAWLKALVANRNAAGVAQDNIFLFARSCYGGSGHIRGSDCLRAYANQAGLENADSMRSTKLRNHVATVSQILALNEHQLETLADFMGHDLRVHREYYRLPDTVQRVTKLSRLFLSLERGNLVSQHGKSLEELHVTGEGFSSDDDSSDSGDSCDPALEDSVDDRRPPTQTDPAPKDQQVKRRQFKRRPWTAQEKKDVTEGLQRFFLLKKIPGKRDIESSCPVALQTRTWRNIKDFCRNTMTLQQI, encoded by the exons ATGAAACTTGAAGATTTTCAGAAGCGAAGTAGTGCAGCCATTGTGAATGGTGATTGCCTAATGACTGATCTTGAATGGCACCTCTGTAAAATGTTCAAAGTCATTGAAATAGTTGGTAAGAGGGGCAGAACTGTTCCTGTGCTTCTTGGTACTGATGTGATGGCGTGGTTGAAGGCTCTGGTCGCAAATAGAAATGCAGCTGGAGTGGCACAAGACAATATATTCTTATTCGCACGAAGTTGTTACGGAGGCTCAGGTCATATACGAGGAAGCGACTGTCTACGAGCATATGCAAATCAGGCGGGCCTTGAGAATGCTGATAGCATGCGGTCTACAAAGCTTCGTAATCATGTAGCGACTGTTTCACAAATTCTGGCCTTGAATGAACATCAGCTTGAAACACTTGCAGACTTCATGGGTCATGATTTGCGGGTCCATCGTGAGTACTACCGGTTGCCAGACACTGTCCAGAGGGTTACCAAACTGTCTAGACTTTTCCTCAGCTTGGAGAGAGGCAACTTGGTTTCGCAACATGGCAAATCTTTGGAGGAGTTGCATGTTACTGGAG aaggcTTCAGCAGCGATGACGACAGCAGTGATTCAGGTGACTCGTGTGACCCAGCTTTGGAGGACAGTGTTGATGACA GAAGGCCACCAACCCAAACGGATCCAGCTCCAAAAGATCAACAAGTCAAGCGTCGACAATTCAAGCGACGCCCCTGGACTGCCCAGGAAAAGAAAGACGTCACCGAGGGCTTGCAGAGATTCTTTTTGCTGAAGAAGATTCCAGGGAAACGTGACATTGAATCGTCCTGTCCTGTGGCATTGCAGACCAGAACTTGGAGAAACATTAAGGACTTTTGTAGAAACACGATGAcacttcaacaaatttaa
- the LOC139952975 gene encoding uncharacterized protein isoform X2 — MKLEDFQKRSSAAIVNGDCLMTDLEWHLCKMFKVIEIVGKRGRTVPVLLGTDVMAWLKALVANRNAAGVAQDNIFLFARSCYGGSGHIRGSDCLRAYANQAGLENADSMRSTKLRNHVATVSQILALNEHQLETLADFMGHDLRVHREYYRLPDTVQRVTKLSRLFLSLERGNLVSQHGKSLEELHVTGGFSSDDDSSDSGDSCDPALEDSVDDRRPPTQTDPAPKDQQVKRRQFKRRPWTAQEKKDVTEGLQRFFLLKKIPGKRDIESSCPVALQTRTWRNIKDFCRNTMTLQQI; from the exons ATGAAACTTGAAGATTTTCAGAAGCGAAGTAGTGCAGCCATTGTGAATGGTGATTGCCTAATGACTGATCTTGAATGGCACCTCTGTAAAATGTTCAAAGTCATTGAAATAGTTGGTAAGAGGGGCAGAACTGTTCCTGTGCTTCTTGGTACTGATGTGATGGCGTGGTTGAAGGCTCTGGTCGCAAATAGAAATGCAGCTGGAGTGGCACAAGACAATATATTCTTATTCGCACGAAGTTGTTACGGAGGCTCAGGTCATATACGAGGAAGCGACTGTCTACGAGCATATGCAAATCAGGCGGGCCTTGAGAATGCTGATAGCATGCGGTCTACAAAGCTTCGTAATCATGTAGCGACTGTTTCACAAATTCTGGCCTTGAATGAACATCAGCTTGAAACACTTGCAGACTTCATGGGTCATGATTTGCGGGTCCATCGTGAGTACTACCGGTTGCCAGACACTGTCCAGAGGGTTACCAAACTGTCTAGACTTTTCCTCAGCTTGGAGAGAGGCAACTTGGTTTCGCAACATGGCAAATCTTTGGAGGAGTTGCATGTTACTGGAG gcTTCAGCAGCGATGACGACAGCAGTGATTCAGGTGACTCGTGTGACCCAGCTTTGGAGGACAGTGTTGATGACA GAAGGCCACCAACCCAAACGGATCCAGCTCCAAAAGATCAACAAGTCAAGCGTCGACAATTCAAGCGACGCCCCTGGACTGCCCAGGAAAAGAAAGACGTCACCGAGGGCTTGCAGAGATTCTTTTTGCTGAAGAAGATTCCAGGGAAACGTGACATTGAATCGTCCTGTCCTGTGGCATTGCAGACCAGAACTTGGAGAAACATTAAGGACTTTTGTAGAAACACGATGAcacttcaacaaatttaa